The following are encoded together in the Rana temporaria chromosome 12, aRanTem1.1, whole genome shotgun sequence genome:
- the LOC120918406 gene encoding keratin, type I cytoskeletal 19-like: protein MNGEHIVKDIHLETHTFRSSAPLKSVIMSYGGHSSAGSHHGSCHVGSHLSKIPSHTYGVHHGGSSISHHGGSLSSHHHGGSHASHLGGSHSSHHNGGSHASHHGGSHSSHHHGGSHASLLGGSHNLHHGGSHTSHHGGSNRFHSTGSHSSHHGGSHATHHGSSHKVHHNDHYRAPSVHGGSGGKGISISKHVHGGAHSSSHKSIISHHGLFNVNGKETMQHLNDRLASYLDKVGSLEQQNAQLERNIREWYERNQPSSLPDYSCFFRVIKELQDQISSTSVENARIILQIDNARLAADDFRNKYEMERQLASSVEADVNGLRILLEELNREICQLQAQVENLQEELQLMKRNHGEEVNALQAQLGARVNVEMDAAPSADLNKTLSEIREQYENMMERNLREVETIFRQRTEELNREVASGSEQLQSVQPEVIDLRRTIQTLEIELQSQLSLKSALENTLAETEATFGAQLAQLQCLINNVESQLTQIRSDLERQNQEYTILMDQKTHLEMEIATYKRLLEGHDIHTSNQSFLGDSHGSHHTMKVHHVTTHTHHKHQQSHHQHHNHHNVC, encoded by the exons ATGAATGGAGAACATATTGTGAAGGACATCCATTTAGAAACACACACTTTTAGGTCATCTGCACCACTGAAATCCGTCATCATGAGTTACGGTGGTCACTCCTCTGCTGGATCACACCATGGAAGCTGCCATGTTGGTAGTCATCTGTCTAAGATCCCAAGCCACACATATGGTGTTCATCATGGAGGATCTTCAATTAGCCATCACGGAGGATCCCTCTCTTCTCACCACCATGGGGGATCTCATGCTTCTCATCTTGGAGGATCACACTCTTCTCACCACAATGGGGGATCTCATGCTTCTCATCATGGAGGATCCCACTCATCTCACCACCATGGGGGATCTCATGCTTCTCTTCTTGGAGGATCCCATAATTTACATCATGGAGGCTCCCATACTTCTCACCATGGAGGCTCCAACAGATTCCATTCTACAGGTTCTCATAGTTCTCATCATGGAGGATCCCATGCCACCCACCATGGAAGTTCCCATAAAGTCCATCATAACGATCACTATAGAGCTCCCAGTGTACATGGAGGATCAGGAGGCAAAGGAATCTCCATATCCAAGCACGTTCATGGAGGTGCTCACAGCAGCAGTCATAAAAGCATTATTAGCCATCATGGTTTGTTCAATGTCAACGGGAAGGAAACCATGCAGCATTTAAATGATCGCTTGGCTTCCTACTTGGACAAAGTCGGCTCCCTAGAGCAACAGAATGCACAGCTTGAGAGGAATATCCGGGAGTGGTATGAGAGGAATCAGCCCAGCAGTTTACCTGACTATAGCTGCTTTTTCAGAGTCATTAAAGAACTTCAAGACCAG ATTTCCTCAACATCTGTGGAAAATGCCAGGATTATATTACAAATAGACAATGCTCGTCTGGCAGCAGATGACTTCAGAAACAA GTATGAAATGGAACGCCAACTGGCAAGCAGTGTTGAGGCTGATGTGAATGGACTTCGTATACTCCTGGAAGAGCTGAACAGGGAAATATGTCAGCTACAGGCACAAGTAGAAAACCTTCAGGAGGAACTGCAGCTAATGAAGAGGAACCATGGGGAG gAAGTCAACGCTTTGCAAGCTCAGTTGGGCGCCAGGGTCAATGTGGAAATGGATGCTGCACCATCGGCTGATCTGAATAAAACATTGTCTGAGATCAGAGAGCAGTATGAGAATATGATGGAGCGAAATCTGAGAGAGGTGGAAACTATTTTCCGTCAACGG ACTGAAGAACTGAATCGTGAAGTTGCTTCTGGTTCTGAACAACTCCAATCTGTACAACCTGAAGTAATTGACTTGAGACGTACCATCCAAACCTTGGAAATTGAACTGCAAAGCCAGCTCAGCTTG AAATCAGCTCTAGAAAACACCTTGGCAGAGACAGAAGCCACATTTGGGGCTCAACTTGCCCAATTACAATGTTTGATCAACAATGTAGAGTCCCAGCTGACCCAAATCCGATCTGATCTTGAACGTCAGAATCAGGAATACACGATCCTGATGGACCAAAAAACTCACCTGGAGATGGAGATCGCCACCTATAAGCGTCTATTGGAGGGTCATGATATCCA CACTTCAAATCAAAGTTTTCTAGGAGACAGCCATG GATCTCACCACACAATGAAAGTTCACCATGTAACTACCCACACTCATCATAAACATCAGCAAAGTCATCATCAACATCATAATCACCATAATGTTTGCTAA